Sequence from the Abditibacteriota bacterium genome:
GCAAGACCCTCACCACAGAGGAGCTGAGGGAGATATACGCCGATTTTTACCGGGACGCCCGTTTCGTACAGGTGCTGCCCGCCGGCGAACAGCCCGTCACCAAAGCGGTCAGCGGCACCAACTACTGCCATATAGGGGTGGCCTCGGACATGCGCTGCAACAGGTGCATCGTCACGGGCGCCATAGACAACATGGGCAAGGGAGCCGCCGGACAGGCCATGCAGAACTTCAATCTCATGAACGGCCTGGACGAAGCGGCAGGCCTCATCATGCCCGCAGTATATCCCTGAGATACCCTTTCGGAGAGGCTTGCCCCCGGGCAAGTCTCTTTTTTCTTGCCAAAACCGCCTGTATCCTGTATAATGGAATTACATTCATTTCCGGAGATGCGTATGAATTATAAGACAGACCCCGTGATGAAGCCTTACAGCCGGGCAGCATACCGGTTCGGAGGCATTACCCGAGAGAGGCTGGACCTGCTGGTCGAGCGCTGGCTCCTGACCTGCTACACCGACAACCCCCAGCTGGTGCAGGTGTACCGGGACAGGCGCTTTGAGGACTATCATCCCCTGCTGCCCTGGAACGGCGAATTTGCCGGCAAGCTGATGACAGGCGGAGCCTTTTGCTACATGCTCACCGGCGACTCCCGGCTGCGGGAGGAGATGCTGCGGATAGCCTTTGACTACATGGGCACCATAGGCCCCGACGGCTACGGCGGCTGTATGCCCGCCTCCAAACGGCTCATCGGCTGGGACACCTGGGGCATGTATCACTGCGCCATGGGCCTCTATAAGTGGTATCAGATCACCGGCGACCGGCGGCTCCTGGAAGGGGCTCTGAAGATAGCCGACTACATGGTCCCCATATTCACGGACAGGGATATCGAGGTCAAGAAGCCCTACCGGTCCAATGAGCCCGGCAATACGGAGGTGGAGACCAGCCAGGCCTTTATGCACATCCTGCTGCTCCTCTGCCGCGAGACGGGAGAGCCCCGGTATATGGAGGCGGCCAGAGCCATTCTGGAGGACTTTTCCCTGCCCTACGCCGGCGACTACTACCGGAAGGCGCTGGAGGGCGTGGACTTTTACCGGATGCCCAAGCCCCGCTGGGAGAGCATGCACCCGGTGCAGGGACTGGCGGAGCTCTATTTCCTCACGGGAGACCCCTCCTACAAGGAAGCCTTTTGCCATATCTGGAAGAGCATCATCAGGACCGACGTGCACAACACGGGGGCCTTTTCCACTCTGGAGCAGGCGGTGGGCAACCCCTACGCCGAGGGAGCCATCGAGACCTGCTGCGCGGTGGCCTTTGCCTGCGTGACCATAGACTATTTCCGCATGACCGGAGACCCTCTGGCCGCCGACTGGCTGGAAATCATGCACACCAACGCCCTGCTGGGCTGCCAGCACCCCGGAGGCCACTGGTTCACCTACAACACCCCCATGGACGGTGTGCGCAAGTCCTCCTACACCGACATAGCCTTTCAGGGCCGGGAGGGAGCTCCCGATCTGAACTGCTGCTCGGTGAACGCCCCCAGAGGCATCGCCAACCCCGCCGAGTGGGCCTTTACCGAAAGATACTGGATGGAATACTGCGTCAACTGGTACGGCCCCGTCAGCGCCTCCCTGCTGGGGGGCAGGTGGCAGATAGACATAGAGTCGGACTACCCCTTTGACCCCCGGGTGCGCCTGCGCATACAGTGCATCGACGCCCGCAGGGACATACTCTATTTCCGCATACCCGCCTGGTCGGAGCGCACCCGCTTTGTCATAGACGGAGAAGAGCGGGAGGTGACGGCCGGCTCCTATCACAAGGAAAAGAGGGACTGGTCCCGGGGAGTCACCATAGACATAGAATTCGATTTTTCGCTGTGGCAGTGGACCGGCGAGAAGGAAAAGGAGGGTCTGGTGAGCCTGTACAGAGGCCCGGTGCTCCTGGCCTATGACGACCGGTTCAACACGGTCCGGGCGGAAGAGGCGGCTGCGGTCACCATCACCCCCGGCGAGCCTGAGAGGCTGCCGGAGGGAGGCCTGGCCTTTGCTTCGGACAAGGGCCCCGTGATCCTCACGGATTTTGCCCGGGCGGGTAGCGCCGGCACCAAATATGCCACCTGGCTCAGGACGGCCCGCCCCGTCAGAGATATAGCGTCAAAATTGAGAGGTGTGTGATGATGGACAAGCTGATACTGATGCTGCTTTTGAGCCTGCTGGTCTGCGGAGGCGCCCTGGCCCAGAAGATGCAGAGAGCCGAATGGATGTCGGGCCGCTACGGCATGATGACCCATTGGTTCGTGTATACGCCGGAGGGGACCGCCGCCGAAAAGACCGCCTATTTTGACCGGCGCATCAACGACTTTGACATAGACGGCTACCTGAAGCAGTTTGACGAGTCGGGAGCCCAATGGCTGTGCTTTACCCTGTGCCAGAACAACGGCTACTGGAACACCCGGTCGGAATATCTGGAAAAATATCTGCCCGGCCACATACCCCAGAAGGACCTGGCCCTGGAGATAGCCCGGCGGGTGAAGAAAAGGGGCAAACGCTTTTTGCTGTATATAGCAGGCTCCCCGGTGGACTTCCCGGCCCATTCCATGGAGGCGGCCTCCGCCTTTGGCTGGGAGCCGGGCACCGACATCTCGGAAGCGCCGGAATTTGAAGCCCGGTGGCTGGATTATCTGGCCTCTCTCTCCCGGCATTTCGGCACCCTGTGCGACGGCTGGTGGATAGACGGCCTGTATCCCCACGTGCACAAGGGCAAGTGGCATTTTGACCGGTGGCAGGAAGCCCTGCGGGCAGGCAATCCCCGGAGCGCCGTGGCCCTGTCGGACGCCGGCTTTTGCGTGGGCAAGCTGACCAACCTGTGCCCCGGCAACGACTATTTCGCCGGAGAGACCCACCTCATAGAGGACGGCAATATACGCATAGACAACATGATAGGCGGCGCCGACTCCTACGGCGAGGGCAAGCTGTTCCATCTGGTGGATGGCAAGGCCCGCCGGGAGGGCGTGGACCCGGCCTTCTTCACCCCCGCCTCGAAATATATAGACGGGACGCAGCTCCACTGCCTCATGGCTCTGGACCTGCCCTTCAGCCCCATGCCCACGGAATGGGTGTCCTACCCCCGGGAGGAGCTGCTGAAATTTGTGCGCAATATGACCCGGGTGGGCGGCGCCGTGACCATCAACGTGCCCATCGACGACAACGGGCACATACCTCAGGGGAGCATAGACAAGCTGTCCTTTTTGTCGGACAATCTCGTCGATACCCGCGAGCCTGCCGGAGAGCGCAGAGCAGAGTGGATGGCGGGAGGCTACGGCCTCATGAACCACTGGTTCATGTATCCGGACCTGGAGAAGCCCCAGGGGACCCAGGCGGAAAAGAAGGCCTGGTTCGACAGCATGGTGAACGCTTTTGACGTGGAGGGCTACATGCGGCAGTTTGACGAGTCCGGCGCCGACTGGCTGTGCTTTACCCTGTCCCAGAGCAACGGCTGGTGGAACACCCGCTGCTCCTACTTTGAGAAGTATATGCCGGACCAGATGCCCGACAGGGACCTGGCCCTGGAGATAGCCAAGCAGGTCAAGAAGAGAGGCAAGCATTTCATACTGTATATCGCCGGCAACCCTCTGGGCATCGATCAGTTTTCACCCAAGGCCGCCCGGATATTCGGCTGGGACCCGGACACGGAGCTCACCGAATGCGAGGAGTTTGAGCCCCGGTGGCTGGAATACATCGCCTCTCTGTCGGAGCACTTCGGCACCCTGTGCGACGGCTGGTGGATAGACGGCCTTTACGAAAACGTCCACAAGGGCAAGTGGCACTTTGACAAGTGGTTCGAGGCCTTCCGGAAGGGCAACCCCCGGAGCGCCGTGGCCCTGTCCGACGCCGGCTTCTGCGTAGGCATCCTGACCAACCTGTGCCCCGGCAACGACTACTTTGCCGGAGAGACCCACCTCATAGAGGACGGCTGCATCCGCATAGACCCCCTGATCCTGTATCCGGAGGACTACGGCGAGGGCAAGCCCATACATCTGGAGGAGGGCAAGGTGCGCCTGACGGGCCAGAGGCCCCGGTTCTTTTTCCCTGCCTGCCAATACATAGACGGCACGCAGCTCCACAGCCTGCTGGCCCTGGACCAGCCCTTTTCGTCGCTGCCCACAGCATGGGTGTCCCACTCCCCGGAGGAGCTGCTGAAATTCGTGCAGAACATGAAGAACGCCCGGGGCGCCGTGACCATCAATCTGCCCATAGAAAACAACGGGCACATCCCGCAGAAAAGTCTGGACAAGCTGATATATCTGAAAGAACATCTGAAATGAGGAACCCTGTATGAAAGTAGTGTGCGGCCCGTATTCCGCGGGCGACGGCTGCCCCCTCCTGCTCATAGCGGGACCCTGCGTCATCGAAAGCCGGGACCTGTGCCGGCAGGTGGCAGCCGAGACAAAAGAGATATGCTCCGAGCTGGGCATCAATTATTGCTTCAAGGCCTCCTTTGACAAGGCCAACCGCACCTCGGTGGAGTCCTTCAGGGGCCCCGGGCTGGAAAAAGGACTGGAGATACTCATGGGCATCAAGGAAGAATACGGCCTGCCCATAGTCACCGACATCCACGAAGCCTGGCAGGCGGAGCCCGTGAGCCGGGTGGCGGACGTGATACAGATACCCGCCTTTTTGTGCCGGCAGACGGACCTGATAGTGGCCGCCGCAGCCACAGGTAAATGCGTGAACATCAAAAAGGGCCAATTTGTGGCCCCCTGGGATATGAAAAAC
This genomic interval carries:
- a CDS encoding glycoside hydrolase family 127 protein, whose product is MNYKTDPVMKPYSRAAYRFGGITRERLDLLVERWLLTCYTDNPQLVQVYRDRRFEDYHPLLPWNGEFAGKLMTGGAFCYMLTGDSRLREEMLRIAFDYMGTIGPDGYGGCMPASKRLIGWDTWGMYHCAMGLYKWYQITGDRRLLEGALKIADYMVPIFTDRDIEVKKPYRSNEPGNTEVETSQAFMHILLLLCRETGEPRYMEAARAILEDFSLPYAGDYYRKALEGVDFYRMPKPRWESMHPVQGLAELYFLTGDPSYKEAFCHIWKSIIRTDVHNTGAFSTLEQAVGNPYAEGAIETCCAVAFACVTIDYFRMTGDPLAADWLEIMHTNALLGCQHPGGHWFTYNTPMDGVRKSSYTDIAFQGREGAPDLNCCSVNAPRGIANPAEWAFTERYWMEYCVNWYGPVSASLLGGRWQIDIESDYPFDPRVRLRIQCIDARRDILYFRIPAWSERTRFVIDGEEREVTAGSYHKEKRDWSRGVTIDIEFDFSLWQWTGEKEKEGLVSLYRGPVLLAYDDRFNTVRAEEAAAVTITPGEPERLPEGGLAFASDKGPVILTDFARAGSAGTKYATWLRTARPVRDIASKLRGV
- a CDS encoding alpha-L-fucosidase, whose translation is MMDKLILMLLLSLLVCGGALAQKMQRAEWMSGRYGMMTHWFVYTPEGTAAEKTAYFDRRINDFDIDGYLKQFDESGAQWLCFTLCQNNGYWNTRSEYLEKYLPGHIPQKDLALEIARRVKKRGKRFLLYIAGSPVDFPAHSMEAASAFGWEPGTDISEAPEFEARWLDYLASLSRHFGTLCDGWWIDGLYPHVHKGKWHFDRWQEALRAGNPRSAVALSDAGFCVGKLTNLCPGNDYFAGETHLIEDGNIRIDNMIGGADSYGEGKLFHLVDGKARREGVDPAFFTPASKYIDGTQLHCLMALDLPFSPMPTEWVSYPREELLKFVRNMTRVGGAVTINVPIDDNGHIPQGSIDKLSFLSDNLVDTREPAGERRAEWMAGGYGLMNHWFMYPDLEKPQGTQAEKKAWFDSMVNAFDVEGYMRQFDESGADWLCFTLSQSNGWWNTRCSYFEKYMPDQMPDRDLALEIAKQVKKRGKHFILYIAGNPLGIDQFSPKAARIFGWDPDTELTECEEFEPRWLEYIASLSEHFGTLCDGWWIDGLYENVHKGKWHFDKWFEAFRKGNPRSAVALSDAGFCVGILTNLCPGNDYFAGETHLIEDGCIRIDPLILYPEDYGEGKPIHLEEGKVRLTGQRPRFFFPACQYIDGTQLHSLLALDQPFSSLPTAWVSHSPEELLKFVQNMKNARGAVTINLPIENNGHIPQKSLDKLIYLKEHLK
- the kdsA gene encoding 3-deoxy-8-phosphooctulonate synthase, which encodes MKVVCGPYSAGDGCPLLLIAGPCVIESRDLCRQVAAETKEICSELGINYCFKASFDKANRTSVESFRGPGLEKGLEILMGIKEEYGLPIVTDIHEAWQAEPVSRVADVIQIPAFLCRQTDLIVAAAATGKCVNIKKGQFVAPWDMKNSLGKARSAGNENIMLTERGSSFGYNTLVVDMTGIPAMRALGAPVIIDATHSVQKPGGLGNASGGAREYIPTLLLAAMAAGADGIFMEIHPQPEKGLCDAACMFPLPGLKELLAKAVKVREAIR